The Bicyclus anynana chromosome Z, ilBicAnyn1.1, whole genome shotgun sequence genome window below encodes:
- the LOC112049129 gene encoding uncharacterized protein LOC112049129, which produces MNCLVNYCTALQFRASARDVFAAACRPGRRRSVATPTGRTGSAISRRWRRSSRAACRVRAGVVLRPAHAMCLPPPAALAVGVASPRRPAAPAALSAAAGAAPRERRAEGALELCSGQRTRCVCRRQPPWPSA; this is translated from the exons ATGAATTGTCTCGTGAATTACTGCACTGCACTTCAGTTcaga GCCAGCGCACGCGATGTGTTTGCCGCCGCCTGCCGCCCTGGCCGCCGGCGTAGCGTCGCCACGCCGACCGGCCGCACCGGCAGCGCTATCAGCCGCCGCTGGCGCCGCTCCTCGCGAGCGGCGTGCAGAGTGCGCGCGGGAGTTGTGCTCAG GCCAGCGCACGCGATGTGTTTGCCGCCGCCAGCCGCCCTGGCCGTCGGCGTAGCGTCGCCACGCCGACCGGCCGCACCGGCAGCGCTATCAGCCGCCGCTGGCGCCGCTCCTCGCGAGCGGCGTGCAGAGGGCGCGCTGGAGTTGTGCTCAG GCCAGCGCACGCGATGTGTTTGCCGCCGCCAGCCGCCCTGGCCGTCGGCGTAG